The Oenanthe melanoleuca isolate GR-GAL-2019-014 chromosome 1A, OMel1.0, whole genome shotgun sequence genome contains a region encoding:
- the RBM17 gene encoding splicing factor 45 isoform X2: MSLYDDLGVETSDSKTEGWSKNFKLLQSQLQVKKAALTQAKSQRTKQTTVLAPVIDLKRGSSSDERQIVDTPPHVAAGLKDPVPSGFSAGDVLIPLADEYDPMFPNDYEKVVKRQREERQRQRELERQKEIEEREKRKDRHEASGFSRRPDPDSDEDEDYERERRKRSMGGAAIAPPTSLVEKDKEPVASFPYEEESRPRAPSSKAAIPPPVYDEPERPRSPTGPSNSFLANMGGTVAHKIMQKYGFREGQGLGKHEQGLSTALSVEKTSKRGGKIIVGESTEKETGKKADSNPLTEILKCPTKVVLLRNMVGAGEVDEDLEVETKEECEKYGKVGKCVIFEIPGAPDDEAVRIFLEFERVESAIKAVVDLNGRYFGGRVVKACFYNLDKFRVLDLAEQV; the protein is encoded by the exons ATGTCACTTTACGATGACTTGGGGGTTGAGACCAGCGATTCCAAAACAGAAGGCTGGTCCAAGAATTTCAAACTGCTGCAGTCTCAGTTGCAGGTGAAGAAAGCAGCTCTCACACAAGCAAAG AgtcagagaacaaaacaaaccacagtcCTTGCTCCAGTGATTGACCTAAAACGAGGCAGCTCCTCTGATGAGAGACAGATAGTGGACACACCCCCTCATGTGGCAGCTGGGCTAAAG gatccTGTCCCTAGTGGTTTTTCTGCAGGAGATGTGTTGATTCCCCTGGCAGATGAGTATGATCCCATGTTCCCAAATGACTACGAGAAGGTGGTGAAACGTCAGAGAGAGGAACGGCAGCGGCAACGGGAGCTGGAGAGGCAAAAGGAGAttgaggagagagaaaa GCGTAAAGACAGACATGAAGCCAGCGGGTTTTCGAGACGACCAGATCCAGATTCAGATGAGGATGAAGATTATGAAAGGGAGAGACGGAAAAGAA GTATGGGAGGAGCTGCTATTGCACCACCCACTTCTCTGGTTGAGAAGGACAAAGAAC CTGTAGCATCATTCCCATATGAGGAGGAGTCAAGACCTCGGGCACCTTCTTCCAAAGCAGCAATTCCTCCTCCAGTGTATGATGAGCCAGAGAGACCTCGTTCCCCCACTGGACCCAGCAACTCCTTCCTTGCCAACATGGG GGGGACAGTAGCTCACAAAATCATGCAGAAGTATGGTTTCAGAgagggccaggggctgggcaaACATGAAcaggggctcagcacagcactgtcaGTAGAGAAAACAAGCAAGAGGGGTGGCAAGATCATTGTTGGTGAATCTACAGAGAAAG AAACAGGCAAGAAGGCAGATTCCAACCCCTTGACTGAGATACTGAAATGCCCAACTAAAGTGGTCTTACTGAGG AACATGGTTGGTGCTGGGGAGGTCGATGAAGACCTTGAAGTTGAAACTAAGGAGGAATGTGAGAAATATGGCAAAGTTGGGAAATGTGTCATCTTTGAG atccCTGGAGCCCCTGATGATGAAGCTGTAAGAATATTTTTAGAGTTTGAACGGGTTGAATCTGCCATCAAAG CTGTTGTGGATCTGAATGGAAGATATTTTGGAGGCAGAGTGGTGAAGGCTTGTTTCTACAACCTGGACAAGTTCAGAGTGCTGGATCTGGCAGAACaagtttga
- the RBM17 gene encoding splicing factor 45 isoform X1, whose product MSLYDDLGVETSDSKTEGWSKNFKLLQSQLQVKKAALTQAKSQRTKQTTVLAPVIDLKRGSSSDERQIVDTPPHVAAGLKDPVPSGFSAGDVLIPLADEYDPMFPNDYEKVVKRQREERQRQRELERQKEIEEREKRRKDRHEASGFSRRPDPDSDEDEDYERERRKRSMGGAAIAPPTSLVEKDKEPVASFPYEEESRPRAPSSKAAIPPPVYDEPERPRSPTGPSNSFLANMGGTVAHKIMQKYGFREGQGLGKHEQGLSTALSVEKTSKRGGKIIVGESTEKETGKKADSNPLTEILKCPTKVVLLRNMVGAGEVDEDLEVETKEECEKYGKVGKCVIFEIPGAPDDEAVRIFLEFERVESAIKAVVDLNGRYFGGRVVKACFYNLDKFRVLDLAEQV is encoded by the exons ATGTCACTTTACGATGACTTGGGGGTTGAGACCAGCGATTCCAAAACAGAAGGCTGGTCCAAGAATTTCAAACTGCTGCAGTCTCAGTTGCAGGTGAAGAAAGCAGCTCTCACACAAGCAAAG AgtcagagaacaaaacaaaccacagtcCTTGCTCCAGTGATTGACCTAAAACGAGGCAGCTCCTCTGATGAGAGACAGATAGTGGACACACCCCCTCATGTGGCAGCTGGGCTAAAG gatccTGTCCCTAGTGGTTTTTCTGCAGGAGATGTGTTGATTCCCCTGGCAGATGAGTATGATCCCATGTTCCCAAATGACTACGAGAAGGTGGTGAAACGTCAGAGAGAGGAACGGCAGCGGCAACGGGAGCTGGAGAGGCAAAAGGAGAttgaggagagagaaaa AAGGCGTAAAGACAGACATGAAGCCAGCGGGTTTTCGAGACGACCAGATCCAGATTCAGATGAGGATGAAGATTATGAAAGGGAGAGACGGAAAAGAA GTATGGGAGGAGCTGCTATTGCACCACCCACTTCTCTGGTTGAGAAGGACAAAGAAC CTGTAGCATCATTCCCATATGAGGAGGAGTCAAGACCTCGGGCACCTTCTTCCAAAGCAGCAATTCCTCCTCCAGTGTATGATGAGCCAGAGAGACCTCGTTCCCCCACTGGACCCAGCAACTCCTTCCTTGCCAACATGGG GGGGACAGTAGCTCACAAAATCATGCAGAAGTATGGTTTCAGAgagggccaggggctgggcaaACATGAAcaggggctcagcacagcactgtcaGTAGAGAAAACAAGCAAGAGGGGTGGCAAGATCATTGTTGGTGAATCTACAGAGAAAG AAACAGGCAAGAAGGCAGATTCCAACCCCTTGACTGAGATACTGAAATGCCCAACTAAAGTGGTCTTACTGAGG AACATGGTTGGTGCTGGGGAGGTCGATGAAGACCTTGAAGTTGAAACTAAGGAGGAATGTGAGAAATATGGCAAAGTTGGGAAATGTGTCATCTTTGAG atccCTGGAGCCCCTGATGATGAAGCTGTAAGAATATTTTTAGAGTTTGAACGGGTTGAATCTGCCATCAAAG CTGTTGTGGATCTGAATGGAAGATATTTTGGAGGCAGAGTGGTGAAGGCTTGTTTCTACAACCTGGACAAGTTCAGAGTGCTGGATCTGGCAGAACaagtttga